tacctaaccataatctattgttccagatattaaggaatgtacgcttcatataactacacaacgttatgccaagaaggataccagattaccctgattatctttgttatattaatacatggtgttcaattggttctatatccacaatagttatcatcttaactatgctctgttaatgcacttaacatgatggtcatgaaaagcataagagaacttggatccggtaaacaaagaccttcaagatctaaaccagtagtccaactcgtagtatatactccccagaaaaagctgataaataatcctgtctcagagatgataactccaagtacgatgctactgattagactagcatctgagtagtagttttctctcgctgttaagatgagtgagaacaagaatccatatattacgcctagaacataaccgatgtggaataatcttaatgtagtaggatattgaaatccaacacttttagctgtcttaagtagtccagtggggtggtggtgtactgcaatcataaagaacttggtattctatatctcataaccggagtcatctttagtattctaggaactataatgtctttgtttattcgatttgagtgaacacataagatcatcgaatttaacggtatgctcctgaaagtaacggtacaagctgtaaataaaggactccttaacttaaactgaggagtcaagtaggtacaaaccgtacaaggattaattatgtccatctgtgcatctaagttgagactatcggttatatattttagacgctaacttcccggctaaacatcccttttctttgaaacacacttcccttctcgccgttagcatgatctcaaagtaccagaagccatgtgatctatatagtataacgggacattagaccgaacctgcgatagataaatatatcttggatgattgtatattagcggctaaatgtcaatcaaacatgcgaattttaggttttccatgaaatctatttggaagaagaggcttgatagtactaccgtaagtacataatatacagtccagcagtagcggttaaactatagaagagtcgagtattatccatgcataccaggcgtaaaaagcgttcatccagttactaaacaggtgccaggccaacaagaatccgatccgtgtattccatacagactaacattaagaaggcgactaccaaagtgaatgtcatgatattcgtacagcttgtatacaaatgttggtttttcaaatatacgctggataccactatacttaatgcacttaacatgatggtcatgaaaagcacaagagaacttggatccggtaaacaaagaccttcaagatctaaaccagtagtccaactcgtagtatatactccccagaaaaagctgataaataatcctgtctcagagatgataactccaagtacgatgctactgattagactaggatctgagtagtagttttctctcgctgttaagatgagtgagaacaagaatccatatattacgcctagaacataaccgatgtggaataatcttaatgtagtaggatattgaaatccaacacttttagctgtcttaagcagtccagtggggtggtggtgtactgcaatcataaagaagGTTGTTGTATTCTGTATCTAGCATGTCATCGATGGTTAAACACAGTACAAAGTAGATTACGGACTCCTTATTACGTGATCAGTACAAGATAATACCATCGACTGTGGATATAATCTAATGTAGActaggatattgaaatccaacatTGCTGGTCTAAGCATCCTTTTAAAATGTACGGAATCAtaaaagaacttggtattctgttctaattcccgtggtaaacacagtcaacgaatggcggaaggagcattcatatgttatacagtgtcttaggagagatactctagatttagcattcatctacagctacggtaactgttgtgtttaaatagcggttaacctttccttttccttacgtactcagggcatgcaataccaatcagataacaactgaagttagactccatgttacacttactaaaatgggattcctaggttgatataaactacctttttctggggagtatatactacgagttggactactggtttagatcttgaaggtctttgtttaccggatccaagttctcttgtgcttttcatgaccatcatgttaagtgcattaagtatagtggtatccagcgtatatttgaaaaaaccaacatttgtatacaagctgtacgaatatcatgacattcactttggtagtcgccttcttaatgttagtctgtacggaatacttaggactatctctttatattaatgataatgcatttggtaatggacttttcatcttaactggtatacattttagccatgttattgttggagctatccttgtattcttcactcaaagtatctatagttctttagttacttacatgcctacaagctctataatgctaagcaaatctaaaggtatgttatgcaagatctttacagaaccattcactattttatatctacactttgtagaaaccatgtggatattaatccacattacattctatctctaaatcatataacggtcgtaaggtacgccggggataacaggtcagataatattgggagttctaatcctcggattgtatcagcacctccatgtcggctcattactcccttgttattgaacaagattcagttaggaacgctagttcaccgtcagatgtaatacgtgagctgggttaagaacgtctggagacagtttgttccctatctaccatattatctaattggtttaattttcttacaaacggcttttggtttgattgaattatcgcacccagataactccataccagtgaaccggtttgtaactccgcttcatatcgtacctgaatggtactttttagcatattatgcggtgttaaaagtaatcccatccaaaaccggtggtttgttagtatttatgttatcaacatgtcaatgaaatatcaacaacgatgaaacttatttggttaacataacaacatagaaggtaaagctggattacgttcaaactttacactggatacgtttcaatgttaacttactaaataccatgggagcgaagagaatctaatatgtaactccgttcatggaaatcaaaagagctttcactgattgtatttatgaaacgtgattagttcacctagccaacacgatccggttgtttgggaataatatccctatttaagggattgatatgtgctacaataacacagtcggtacgaagtcgaaacaaggtagttgatggtgaaccagtggctgaacaaacctttttattgattatgctgactttagtcccgagaaactacagttctagcttaaactgaggagtcaagtaggtacaaaccgtacaaggattaattatgtccatctgtgcatctaagttgagactatcggttatatattttagacgctaacttcccggctaaactttgacttattaaaccagcctgggatcataaaagtactatgtatggtaagattgagcgtgaacattggatgtcaccatggttatagttacggtacatatataaaatctacagtacgatttgagatttgttacgtgacgagcggtgtgtttaagactagtttacatgcgctcattttaatatgtagttatttaacgaagttctatttgtgctagcatggtttcgagaacacaccaaatttccatgagtctattccgggcacacctcgtcttttatcggtgtgctctcaatctaaattcatcttataactttggtttcttagttgcaattacctttgtactccaaataattacaggtatcactttagcgttccgatatacttctgaagcatcttgtgcatttgctagtgttcaacatctagttagagaggtagcagcaggatgggaatttaggatgtttgcatgcaacaactgcttctttcgtcttcttgtgtatcttaatacacatgtctcgagtatgtataactccagctatagttattttaactactgcttggatgtctggtttagttttatatctacttactatagccactgctttcctcggttatgtactaccatggggacagatgagtttctggggtgctacagtcattactaatctcctttctccaataccatatttagtaccttggttactcggtggatactatgtatctgatgtaacattaaaacgattctttgtattgcactttatattaccttttgtaggttgcattctaattgtattacacatcttctatttacatttaaatggttctagtaaccctgcaggtattgattccgcacttaaagtagccttctatcctcatatgttaatgaccgatgctaaatgtctatcctatctaattggtttaattttcttacaaacggctttttggtttgattgaattatcgcacccagataactccataccagtgaaccggtttgtaactccgcttcatatcgtacctgaatggtactttttagcatattatgcggtgttaaaagtaatcccatccaaaaccggtggtttgttagtatttatgttatcaacatgtcaatgaaatatcaacaacgatgaaacttatttggttaacataacaacatagaaggtaaagctggattacgttcaaactttacactggatacgtttcaatgttaacttactaaataccatgggagcgaagagaatctaatatgtaactccgttcatggaaatcaaaagagctttcactgattgtatttatgaacgtgattagttcacctagccaacacgatccggttgtttggaataatatccctatttaagggattgatatgtgctacaataacacagtcggtacgaagtcgaaacaaggtagtttgatggtgaaccagtggctgaacaaacctttttattgattatgctgactttagtcccgagaaactacagttctgcttaaactgaggagtcaagtaggtacaaaccgtacaaggattaattatgtccatctgtgcatctaagttgagactatcggttatatattttagacgctaacttcccggctaaacatcccttttctttgaaacacacttcccttctcgccgttagcatgatctcaaagtaccagaagccatgtgatctatatagtataacgggacattagaccgaacctgcgatagataaatatatcttggatgattgtatattagcggctaaatgtcaatcaaacatgcgaattttaggttttccatgaaatctatttggaagaagaggcttgatagtactaccgtaagtacataatatacagtcccagcagtagcggttaaactatagaagagtcgagtattatccatgcataccaggcgtaaaaagcgttcatccagttactaaacaggtgccaggccaacaagaatccgatccgtgtattccgtacagactaacattaagaaggcgactaccaaagtgaatgtcatgatattcgtacagcttgtatacaaatgttggtttttcaaatatacgctggataccactatacttaatgcacttaacatgatggtcatgaaaagcacaagagaacttggatccggtaaacaaagaccttcaagatctaaaccagtagtccaactcgtagtatatactccccagaaaaagctgataaataatcctgtctcagagatgataactccaagtacgatgctactgattagactagcatctgagtagtagttttctctcgctgttaagatgagtgagaacaagaatccatatattacgcctagaacataaccgatgtggaataatcttaatgtagtaggatattgaaatccaacacttttagctgtcttaagcagtccagtggggtggtggtgtactgcaatcataaagaacttggttgtctgtatctcataaccggagtcatcttcagtattctaggaactataatgtctttgtttat
This genomic stretch from Besnoitia besnoiti strain Bb-Ger1 chromosome Unknown contig00051, whole genome shotgun sequence harbors:
- a CDS encoding uncharacterized protein (encoded by transcript BESB_064100); the protein is MIAVHHHPTGLLKTAKSVGFQYPTTLRLFHIGYVLGVIYGFLFSLILTARENYYSDASLISSIVLGVIISETGLFISFFWGVYTTSWTTGLDLEGLCLPDPSSLMLFMTIMLSALTEHS
- a CDS encoding uncharacterized protein (encoded by transcript BESB_064110), giving the protein MIAVHHHPTGLLKTAKSVGFQYPTTLRLFHIGYVLGVIYGFLFSLILTARENYYSDPSLISSIVLGVIISETGLFISFFWGVYTTSWTTGLDLEGLCLPDPSSLVLFMTIMLSALSIVVSSVYLKNQHLYTSCTNIMTFTLVVAFLMLVCMEYTDRILVGLAPV
- a CDS encoding uncharacterized protein (encoded by transcript BESB_064130), with translation MIAVHHHPTGLLKTAKSVGFQYPTTLRLFHIGYVLGVIYGFLFSLILTARENYYSDASLISSIVLGVIISETGLFISFFWGVYTTSWTTGLDLEGLCLPDPSSLVLFMTIMLSALSIVVSSVYLKNQHLYTSCTNIMTFTLVVAFLMLVCTEYTDRILVGLAPV
- a CDS encoding putative apocytochrome b (encoded by transcript BESB_064120) — encoded protein: MLSALSIVVSSVYLKKPTFVYKLYEYHDIHFGSRLLNVSLWVKNVWRQFVPYLPYYLIGLIFLQTAFGLIELSHPDNSIPVNRFVTPLHIVPEWYFLAYYAVLKVIPSKTGGLLVFMLSTCQ